A single genomic interval of Vibrio maritimus harbors:
- a CDS encoding YjiH family protein, with product MQNSAQSMPKSGKKGNFWMFFIPSLIGLFLFMAPISYDGGLTIPVAVLAKALQAAVGDFIVPLVTAIIAVMAAASILTRIFKPAFITDNEFLNGLFNPTPMWLAVRVIGGIAVLMTYFQVGPEAIWEENTGGLVLEGLLPTLFAVFIFAGLLLPLLLNFGLLELFGALLSKIMRPVFNLPGRGAIDCMASWLGDGSVGILLTSKQYENKFYTMREAAVIGTTFSAVSITFSLVVIAQVELEHLFLPFYGAICLAGIVAAIIIPRLPPLRNKKDTFIDGTKPSEDAEVTPKGHTTFSWGLDLALQRAGTVTSAKSVFGEGVKNAVDMVFGVLPVVMGLGTVALVIAEYTSVFEILGTPFIPYLELLGVPEAVAASKTMVVGFADMFIPSILAASIDNEMTRFVIAAMSVTQLIYMSEVGALLLGSRIPVNIVELFVIFILRTLITLPVIAGVAHLIF from the coding sequence ATGCAAAATAGTGCTCAATCTATGCCGAAAAGCGGCAAAAAAGGCAACTTCTGGATGTTCTTCATCCCGTCTTTAATCGGTCTATTCCTGTTTATGGCGCCTATCAGCTACGATGGCGGCTTGACGATTCCTGTCGCAGTTCTTGCTAAAGCTTTGCAAGCCGCTGTTGGCGATTTCATTGTACCTTTGGTCACGGCAATCATTGCTGTCATGGCAGCGGCGTCTATTTTAACTCGCATTTTTAAGCCTGCTTTCATCACAGACAACGAATTTCTGAACGGTCTATTCAACCCAACACCAATGTGGCTGGCTGTGCGCGTAATTGGCGGCATCGCGGTGCTGATGACCTACTTCCAGGTTGGTCCTGAGGCTATCTGGGAAGAAAACACCGGTGGTCTTGTTTTAGAAGGTCTACTGCCTACCCTGTTCGCTGTATTTATCTTCGCAGGCCTTTTACTACCGCTACTACTGAACTTTGGTCTACTTGAGCTGTTTGGTGCTCTGCTAAGTAAGATCATGCGCCCAGTGTTTAACCTTCCAGGTCGTGGTGCTATTGACTGTATGGCTTCTTGGTTAGGTGATGGCAGTGTCGGTATTCTGCTAACCAGTAAGCAATACGAAAACAAGTTCTATACCATGCGTGAGGCGGCAGTAATTGGTACTACATTCTCAGCAGTATCTATCACGTTTAGCTTAGTGGTTATCGCTCAAGTTGAGCTCGAACACTTGTTCCTACCTTTCTATGGTGCGATTTGTTTGGCAGGTATCGTAGCGGCGATCATTATTCCTCGCTTACCACCACTACGTAACAAGAAAGACACCTTCATCGATGGGACTAAACCATCAGAAGATGCTGAAGTGACCCCTAAGGGCCATACAACGTTCTCTTGGGGTCTAGACCTCGCTCTGCAACGTGCTGGTACTGTGACGTCTGCTAAGTCAGTATTTGGCGAAGGCGTTAAAAACGCAGTTGATATGGTGTTCGGCGTACTGCCAGTAGTTATGGGCTTGGGTACTGTCGCTCTCGTTATCGCTGAATACACGTCAGTATTTGAAATCCTGGGTACACCGTTTATCCCTTACCTAGAGTTACTGGGTGTACCTGAAGCCGTTGCTGCTTCTAAAACCATGGTAGTGGGCTTTGCAGATATGTTTATCCCATCAATCCTAGCAGCTTCAATCGACAATGAGATGACTCGCTTTGTCATCGCAGCGATGTCGGTAACACAGCTTATCTATATGTCAGAAGTCGGTGCACTACTACTTGGTAGCCGTATTCCAGTAAACATCGTAGAACTGTTTGTTATCTTCATTCTACGTACACTGATCACGCTACCTGTGATTGCGGGTGTTGCGCACCTTATCTTCTAA
- a CDS encoding conjugal transfer protein TraF, giving the protein MNKMTKVAAIVLAATTPIISNAANNMVEARGAAMGNTGVASADYLTAGLYNPALTATYKDSDDVGLLLPTFGASARDTDESITTLDDLQSLIDEYEKNPTGDVAKLAEINRLLDQLEGNRPTTVTANVGFAVAIPSSIVSSNLYARGYAEAIAAPLIAPSQGDTPDAIEDRYMDSEVQMQAFASAELGLALGKNFVIADQDVSFGITPKFQKLRTYALIASVQDFDADNAEDSMVEKSAFNFDLGAAWHYENWRLGLSVRDIIQQEIDVKTHDGTKIDSYKLNPMATIGSAYNGDFVTVAVDIELTKQERFANLNDETQYLRFGIEGNAWDWAQLRAGYEIDMQDNADSAITAGIGLSPFDVVSLDIAGNYAGSNQLGASANLAFTF; this is encoded by the coding sequence ATGAATAAAATGACTAAAGTGGCCGCCATCGTCTTGGCAGCAACCACTCCAATTATATCGAATGCAGCAAACAATATGGTCGAAGCACGTGGTGCCGCCATGGGTAACACCGGTGTCGCGTCAGCTGACTACTTAACCGCAGGCTTATACAACCCAGCATTAACCGCTACATACAAAGACAGCGATGATGTTGGTTTGTTGCTACCAACATTTGGTGCGAGCGCTCGTGATACGGATGAGAGCATCACTACGTTGGACGATCTGCAATCATTAATTGATGAATATGAGAAAAACCCAACGGGCGATGTCGCTAAGCTCGCTGAGATCAACCGCCTATTGGATCAGCTTGAGGGCAACAGACCGACTACGGTCACTGCCAACGTTGGATTTGCAGTGGCAATTCCATCTAGCATTGTATCGAGCAACCTGTATGCGCGTGGCTACGCAGAAGCCATTGCAGCGCCATTAATCGCGCCAAGCCAAGGTGACACTCCAGATGCCATTGAAGACCGTTATATGGACTCTGAAGTACAGATGCAGGCATTCGCGAGCGCCGAACTTGGTCTAGCCCTGGGTAAGAACTTCGTGATTGCTGATCAAGACGTCTCATTTGGTATTACGCCTAAGTTCCAAAAGCTACGCACATACGCACTGATCGCTAGTGTTCAAGACTTTGATGCCGACAATGCAGAAGACAGCATGGTTGAAAAAAGTGCATTTAACTTTGATCTCGGTGCAGCATGGCACTATGAAAACTGGCGTCTTGGCTTATCGGTACGAGACATTATTCAACAAGAAATTGACGTCAAAACCCACGACGGAACTAAGATCGACAGCTACAAGTTAAACCCTATGGCGACCATTGGTTCAGCATACAATGGCGACTTTGTAACGGTTGCGGTAGATATCGAACTCACCAAGCAAGAGCGTTTTGCAAACCTTAACGACGAAACTCAATACCTACGCTTTGGTATCGAAGGCAACGCGTGGGACTGGGCACAACTGCGCGCTGGATATGAGATCGACATGCAAGACAATGCGGACAGTGCTATAACGGCGGGTATTGGCCTCAGCCCATTCGATGTCGTCAGTCTGGATATTGCGGGTAACTATGCGGGAAGTAATCAGCTTGGCGCTTCCGCAAACCTAGCTTTCACTTTCTAA
- a CDS encoding BCCT family transporter, which yields MSFKSQKYSIDSTDYQVGQDNITKWGMDVHNTVFTASAGLSILFIVTLLVLSPADAKAAIDAVKAAALSKFDFVFMWGANILLIFAVLIALSPLGKIRLGGDNATTDYSTLSWISMLFAAGMGIGLIFWGVAEPTAFFTNWFGTPLNAEPFTPEGREAALGATVFHWGLHAWAIYGMTALSLAYFVYNKGLPLSMRSVFYPLLGDRVWGRIGDIIDVMAVLVILFGLATSLGLGGSQAASGISHVFGLENSLLLQIAIILTIMGLAIVSVVRGMDGGVKVLSNLNMIIAFVFLGFMGILNFTTVLDSVTTSVVGYVKNIIPLSQTSGREDTTWLHGWTVFYWAWWVAYAPFFGMFVARISKGRTIREFLVCVLVIPTIVTTAWMSFFGGIAIQQIIDKVGLLGMEQGITDVSLSLFYMLDAYPIGNILSLIAVALIIVFFVTTLDSGSIVVDSMTAGGKLELPIKQKVVWAVISAVIAMVMLWIGGTDSIQALQSITIIAALPFTIILIMGCVSLLKGMLTEVEQPEVASKSR from the coding sequence ATGAGTTTTAAATCTCAAAAATACAGTATCGATTCAACTGACTATCAAGTCGGCCAAGACAACATCACTAAGTGGGGCATGGATGTCCACAACACAGTCTTCACCGCTTCAGCGGGCTTATCCATCCTCTTTATCGTCACTCTTCTCGTACTTTCCCCAGCAGATGCCAAAGCTGCCATCGACGCGGTAAAAGCCGCTGCGCTATCGAAATTCGATTTCGTCTTTATGTGGGGCGCGAACATCCTTCTGATCTTCGCAGTACTTATCGCCCTATCGCCACTGGGCAAAATTCGTTTAGGCGGCGATAACGCCACGACAGATTATTCAACCTTATCCTGGATCTCAATGCTGTTTGCCGCGGGCATGGGTATTGGTCTGATCTTCTGGGGTGTCGCAGAGCCTACTGCGTTCTTTACCAACTGGTTCGGAACACCTCTCAATGCAGAACCTTTTACACCAGAAGGTCGTGAAGCGGCACTAGGTGCCACAGTATTCCACTGGGGACTGCACGCGTGGGCTATCTACGGAATGACAGCGCTATCGCTGGCTTACTTTGTTTATAACAAAGGCCTACCTCTTTCTATGCGCTCTGTATTCTACCCACTACTGGGTGACAGAGTTTGGGGAAGAATTGGTGACATTATCGACGTAATGGCGGTTCTCGTTATCTTGTTCGGTCTTGCGACATCACTTGGTCTCGGTGGCTCGCAAGCGGCAAGTGGTATCAGCCACGTATTTGGTCTAGAAAATAGCTTATTGCTGCAGATTGCTATCATTCTGACCATCATGGGCTTAGCTATTGTTTCTGTCGTTCGCGGCATGGACGGCGGCGTTAAAGTGCTCAGTAACCTGAACATGATCATTGCCTTTGTCTTCCTTGGTTTCATGGGTATTTTGAACTTCACTACAGTGCTCGACTCCGTCACTACGTCGGTTGTAGGCTACGTGAAAAACATCATCCCTCTAAGCCAGACGTCAGGTCGTGAAGATACCACCTGGCTGCATGGCTGGACGGTATTCTACTGGGCTTGGTGGGTAGCATACGCGCCATTCTTCGGCATGTTCGTAGCACGTATTTCAAAGGGTCGTACCATTCGTGAGTTCCTTGTCTGTGTTCTCGTCATTCCAACCATAGTGACAACCGCATGGATGTCATTCTTCGGTGGTATCGCTATCCAGCAGATCATCGACAAAGTCGGCTTGCTTGGCATGGAACAAGGCATCACGGATGTCTCGCTGAGCTTGTTCTACATGCTTGATGCCTACCCTATCGGTAATATTCTTTCGCTGATTGCGGTTGCGCTGATCATCGTGTTCTTTGTAACCACACTGGACTCTGGCTCTATCGTTGTCGATAGCATGACTGCAGGTGGTAAACTTGAGCTACCAATCAAACAGAAAGTCGTTTGGGCAGTAATTTCTGCCGTTATTGCAATGGTAATGCTATGGATTGGTGGTACCGACTCCATTCAAGCACTGCAATCCATTACGATTATTGCCGCGCTGCCGTTTACTATCATTCTGATAATGGGCTGTGTGAGCCTTCTTAAAGGCATGTTGACTGAGGTTGAACAACCGGAAGTTGCAAGCAAATCTCGATAA
- a CDS encoding isoamylase early set domain-containing protein has translation MINKRFFKTKDEVEVTFELDATNVESAVLMADFLDWQPTPMKKVAKTKSFKYKTRLPKDAEFQFRYLVNENEWVNDAQADQYVPNGFGADNCIVKTAQV, from the coding sequence ATGATTAATAAGCGCTTTTTTAAAACAAAAGATGAAGTAGAAGTCACCTTTGAGTTAGATGCGACCAATGTGGAGAGTGCGGTTTTAATGGCTGACTTTTTAGACTGGCAGCCAACCCCAATGAAGAAGGTCGCCAAGACCAAATCATTCAAATACAAAACTCGACTACCAAAAGATGCGGAGTTCCAATTCCGTTATCTAGTGAACGAAAACGAGTGGGTCAACGATGCCCAAGCAGACCAATACGTGCCAAATGGTTTTGGTGCTGATAACTGTATTGTTAAGACTGCACAAGTTTGA